Sequence from the Bos indicus x Bos taurus breed Angus x Brahman F1 hybrid unplaced genomic scaffold, Bos_hybrid_MaternalHap_v2.0 tig00000169_arrow_arrow_obj, whole genome shotgun sequence genome:
acattcctatagggtgagggtgtagtgggttttagttaaggaaagaatttacttagcctaaggtctaacgtgattaatatcaaaggttaatacttatttcttctatatattcattaatgtgtgtaagggcaggggatgtggagacttagcaacaaacattggctcaataaatgaaaaacctttcaccaatacaatttctaatcagcccactatacttatactaatagttttctaacttctctaaagaacctgttttttagaaggtttaaagcatctcatgcctctcacggttgggaggctgtgagcaatcacatgtggccggacaagcctgtcaggcaggctagagaaccttcagaggagtttgtaggttaaaacactcttgtcacgcccaggagtttttattaactggagctctaagttaactccttctccaaaagaggtggtgggggacaacccccgtaaagtcagaggtgtaggtgagagcacaaagtagtaaagtaggcaggctctggttatgggggtagatgctcgaggatttccagggggaatcctgaggctcaatcccgcctttgagtatgtcaagcctccttcctcatgacctttgccacgggcagagtgcctcacgctggcccccaacactcACCCATGTTCCCTGAGAGGAACCAGGATTCTGGTGGGGGTATTGGCCCAGTCTGTGGAGGACGACAGGTCTCCAGTAAGAAAATGGTGGAAAGAAAGGGTGATGTCTGTAATGGCCCTGACCTTGTGGTTCCCTGAAACACAACCACATGGACCTGTAGGAAAGTGttctagaaggaagaaaaatgtggGGTAAGCTCATGGACTGAAAATAATCAGCCTTTTCTCTAAATCAAACACTAAGGAAAATCTATCCTTTGTTTCAAAGAGATCAAGTGCCACAGTGATCTGGTAAATCCctaaataaatacagaaaccATAGGGCTGAGGGAGCCTGGCTTCCTAGGTAAAGTGAGAGGGGAAAATGGAGCCTAAGATGAGGGCTACAAATGTGTTCctggaaaagaggagaagcaCATTTATGCATGAGAGACAGGGAGCAATAATATGTGTAATTACAAATGTACTTCAATTCTAACATAAGACGAAGACCTTCTCATTTGATGATAAATATCCATTTGGATAGCACATCTGAAGTTACTgggaaaaggtaaaattaataGTTTAAATTGATGACAATTTCTTTGACCATATTCAGAATACTTAACAGAAAACCAAAATGGGAAGTAAAAGTGTATAGAaatgattagaaaatgaaaatgactgtGTTCCCTATTTAATGGCCTTGCTTAGAAAGCATGGCATCAGAGAACCTACCTCAAGGTTCCACCAGACGTCTTCCCAGCCAGCCCAGCAGCAGCCTCATCTTCCCCATGGCCTGTGTGCTCTCTCTACTGATGGCCCTGGTGCTGGTCAGCTATGGCCCGGGAGGATCCCTGGGCTGTGACCTGTCTCAGAACCACGTGCTGGTTGGCAGGAAGAACCTTAGGCTCCTGGGCCAAATGAGGCGGCTCTCCCCTCGCTTCTGTCTGCAGGACAGAAAAGACTTCGCTTTCcctcaggagatggtggagggcgGCCAGCTCCAGGAGGCCCAGGCCTTCTCTGTGCTCCACGAGATGCTCCAGCAGAGCTTCAACCTCTTCCACACAGAGCGCTCCTCTGCTGCCTGGGACACCACCCTCCTGGAGCAGCTCCACACTGGACTCCATCAGCAGCTGGACGACCTGGACGCCTGCCTGGGCCCGGTGACAGGAGAGGAAGACTCTGCCCTGGGAAGGATGGGCCCCACACTGGCCCTGAAGAGGTACTTCCAAGGAATCCATGTCTACctgaaagagaaggaatacaGCGACTGCGCCTGGGAAATCGTCAGAGTGGAAATCATGAGATCCTTGTCTTCATCAACCAGCTTGCAAGAAAGGTTAAAAATGAGGAATGGAGACCTGAACTCACCTTGACATGACTCTCATTGACTAATATTCCACATCACCCTTGTACACTCTGGTGTTGTCATTTCAGAAGACTCTGGTTTCTTCTTTAGCCACCAGATTTATTGAATTAGTTCAGCCAATATATAGTAATGCTGTATTAGTAAGCAAGTAGATGTAAAAGGGGTATCAGTCCATAAGCAAAGACTGtttgatgttatttatttatattttattgatttaatgtaTTACTCTATCTCaatgttatattttcatataaaatatgtatatgcttACATTGTATtaagatttagaaaatatattcccctttctatttcattaaaattatttgttttatttattaaatacttatcAAGGTAAActtcttgagttttttttaattttaaaaacttaaatcctTATTTGTCTATATATACCTATCACAAAACAGTATTTGTTCCCTTATACTGTGGAACAGTTCTATCACtttccaacaaatgtccgtcAAAGGTGGACTTCTTCAagttctctggtggtacagtttTTAGGGACTCTGAGTTTTCCCTCCAGGGAGCCTCCGTTAGGGAACTAAGTTCCTACAAGCTGTTGAGTGTGCCAAAAAGAAAACAGGTAGAAAGGAGATTATGAAATTGCAGAAAATGGTTAATTTTgatgtcatgctgctgctgctgctgctgctaagtcgcttcagtcgtgtccgactctgtgtgatcccacagacggcagcccaccaggctcccccatccctgggattctccaggcaagaacactggagtgcattgccatttccttggtgtcatcagatcagatcagtctcagtcatgtccgactctttgcgaccccatgaatcgcagcaagccaggcctccctgtccatcaccaactccccgagttcactcagacccacgtccatagaggtcagtgatgccatccagccatctcatcctctgtcatccccttctcctcctgcccccaatccctcccagcatcagagtcttttccaatgagtcaactcttcacatgaggtggccaaagtactggagtttcagctttagaaatcattccttccaaagaaatcc
This genomic interval carries:
- the LOC113888614 gene encoding interferon omega-1-like, which codes for MACVLSLLMALVLVSYGPGGSLGCDLSQNHVLVGRKNLRLLGQMRRLSPRFCLQDRKDFAFPQEMVEGGQLQEAQAFSVLHEMLQQSFNLFHTERSSAAWDTTLLEQLHTGLHQQLDDLDACLGPVTGEEDSALGRMGPTLALKRYFQGIHVYLKEKEYSDCAWEIVRVEIMRSLSSSTSLQERLKMRNGDLNSP